The sequence below is a genomic window from Citricoccus muralis.
GATCGCCCCGGGCTTGCCGGTGGACCAGTTCGCCAGGTCGCCCTTGGCGGAGACCTGGTAGGCACCGAGCACGCAGACGTCCAAGTGGCCGCCGCGCATCATCGCGAACGAGTCAGCGTGATGGAAGTAACTGGCGCCCGGCAACTCGGTGACCGGGATCTTGCCGGCGTTGATCAGGTCTTCGTCGATCTGGTCGCCGGTGGCCTGCGGTCCCATGCCCAGCATGCCGTTTTCGGTGTGCAGGGTGACCCGCTTCTCGGCGTCCAGGTAATTCGACACCTTGGTGGGCTGGCCGATGCCGAGGTTGACGAACGAGTGGGGCTGAATGTCATCGGCGATGACCTTGGCCAGGGCGTCCTGGTCCAGCGGAGTATCAGTGATAGTTGCCATGGTGTCCTCTCCTCGCGTCAGTTCTGCTGTCCGGCGCTGGGGGCGCAGGGCTTGGGCTGTCCGGCAGCGACCGCGGCATCTTCTGCGCGCTGCTTCTCACCCGATGCGGTCGGGATGGTCACGATAGTGTCGGTGTAGATGCCCGGGGTCACCACGTTCTCCGGGTCCAGGCACCCCTCGACCACCTCGTCGACCTGCACA
It includes:
- a CDS encoding 3-oxoacid CoA-transferase subunit B, which codes for MATITDTPLDQDALAKVIADDIQPHSFVNLGIGQPTKVSNYLDAEKRVTLHTENGMLGMGPQATGDQIDEDLINAGKIPVTELPGASYFHHADSFAMMRGGHLDVCVLGAYQVSAKGDLANWSTGKPGAIPAVGGAMDLAIGAKDTYVMMDLFTKKGDVKLLPECTFPLTGVGCVSRIYSDKAVLLLDETGVVKVRELHGITFDELKDAHRGVEFELLED